The Muribaculum intestinale genome includes the window ATCAGAATATTGTCTTTATCCAGTTTAGGAATGCTTCTTTCCATTCCCTGCATTCAGCAGAACCCTTTGTTTCAGATGCACCAAATCCATGTCCTCCTGTCTCAAACAAAAGATATTGATGAGGAATGTTCTTTGACGTGAGAGCCGAATCCAACAATACAGAATTGTGGTAATCCACAATAGGGTCATCCTTACAATTCACCAAAAAGACAGGCGGACAATCTTCCGGAACATGTCTTTCTAGTGAAAGTAAATTCTTTAATTCCGGGTCATTCTGTTTATTATCACCCAATAATCCTCTGCGAGACCTTTTATGAACGCATTTTTCAGTCATGGTAACAACAGGGTATATCGGAACAATAAAATTCGGTCGATATTGCGGATCAAATAGTTCTGCAGAAGACATTACGAGATGTCCACCTGCTGAAAATCCCATGGCCCCAATTTTAGTAGAATCCACCCCAAACTCACTTGCGTTCTCTCTTACTTTTTTTTTAGCCTGTCGTAAATCATCTTGTGGGGCCGGATAAAGATTTCCTCTAAATAGATACCGATGATGGAATATAAATGCGGGGACATAGGCAGTT containing:
- a CDS encoding alpha/beta hydrolase, which gives rise to MKRITSIIAAIIMTINCFAKINIWENTDCHKKVKLTPYIVNGDNNIGIIVCPGGSYFWHDSETEGHEVAKWLNNNGISAFVLDYRTAYVPAFIFHHRYLFRGNLYPAPQDDLRQAKKKVRENASEFGVDSTKIGAMGFSAGGHLVMSSAELFDPQYRPNFIVPIYPVVTMTEKCVHKRSRRGLLGDNKQNDPELKNLLSLERHVPEDCPPVFLVNCKDDPIVDYHNSVLLDSALTSKNIPHQYLLFETGGHGFGASETKGSAECREWKEAFLNWIKTIF